A single bacterium DNA region contains:
- the rsmA gene encoding 16S rRNA (adenine(1518)-N(6)/adenine(1519)-N(6))-dimethyltransferase RsmA, which yields MNTTTLREILDRHGLHLSRDLGQNFLTDADLALDLARRAGAREGDFVIEVGTGLGVLTRAIAGIVDRVRTVEVDAGLVRALEAESLLPENVELIHADAREIDWRAWVAAAEGRPVRLIANLPYSVATPLLRTLLDLRDVLADWSVMIQAEVAERLVAQTGDRAYGSLTVLHRLATDVDTIARVAPARFFPQPKVDSSFVRVWPRAKSPLRAGELAAVERLTRAAFGQRRKRVTNGLARIAERAFPGLEKPERRAALEARLRDVGIDPGLRPERIEPEAWLALARAFSRDELGPVEAGEGVGFDASDATDG from the coding sequence GTGAACACCACGACCCTGCGCGAGATCCTCGACCGCCACGGGCTCCACCTCTCCCGCGATCTCGGCCAGAACTTCCTGACCGACGCCGACCTGGCGCTCGATCTCGCCCGCCGCGCGGGCGCGCGGGAGGGGGACTTCGTGATCGAGGTCGGGACGGGGCTCGGCGTGCTGACCCGCGCGATCGCGGGGATCGTCGATCGCGTGCGGACGGTCGAGGTCGATGCGGGGCTCGTCCGGGCGCTCGAAGCGGAGTCGCTCCTGCCCGAGAACGTCGAGCTGATCCACGCGGATGCGCGCGAGATCGACTGGCGGGCATGGGTCGCCGCGGCGGAGGGGCGCCCGGTCCGGTTGATCGCGAACCTGCCGTACTCGGTCGCGACGCCGCTCCTGCGGACCCTGCTCGATCTTCGCGACGTGCTCGCCGACTGGAGCGTGATGATCCAGGCCGAGGTGGCGGAGCGACTGGTCGCGCAGACCGGAGACCGGGCCTACGGCTCGCTGACCGTGCTCCATCGCCTGGCGACCGACGTCGACACGATCGCCCGCGTGGCCCCCGCACGATTCTTCCCGCAGCCGAAGGTCGACTCGAGCTTCGTCCGCGTCTGGCCGAGGGCGAAGAGCCCGCTCCGGGCGGGGGAGCTCGCCGCGGTCGAGCGGCTGACCCGCGCCGCCTTCGGCCAGCGCCGCAAGCGGGTGACGAACGGCCTGGCGCGGATCGCCGAGCGGGCCTTCCCCGGGCTCGAGAAGCCGGAGCGTCGGGCGGCCCTCGAAGCCCGACTCCGCGACGTCGGAATCGATCCCGGCCTCCGGCCCGAGCGGATCGAGCCGGAGGCCTGGCTGGCGCTGGCCCGCGCGTTCTCGAGGGATGAGCTGGGCCCCGTCGAGGCGGGCGAGGGGGTCGGATTCGATGCATCGGATGCGACCGATGGCTGA
- the panB gene encoding 3-methyl-2-oxobutanoate hydroxymethyltransferase: MSTVTTASATREHRVTVRSLASRKRKAEPFTMLTAYDFTFARIFDEAGVDVLLVGDSMGNVVQGHDTTLPVTLDEVTYHTRMVARGVRRAMVVADMPFGSFQVGPEDAVRSAIQLVKDGGAHAVKLEGGRDVADSIRRIVAAQIPVMGHVGLTPQSVNQMGGFRVQGRGDEGRHQVIEDALAVQDSGAFSVVLEGIPADLGREVTEMLDIPTIGIGAGVHCDAQVLVMHDLLGLNDWTPSFVKQYGNLGAQASTAARAYVDEVVNRKFPDEEHSYR, translated from the coding sequence ATGTCCACCGTCACCACGGCTTCGGCCACCCGCGAACACCGCGTCACCGTCCGTTCCCTCGCCAGTCGCAAGCGCAAGGCCGAGCCCTTCACGATGCTCACGGCCTACGACTTCACCTTCGCCCGCATCTTCGACGAGGCCGGGGTCGACGTCCTGCTCGTCGGCGATTCGATGGGAAACGTCGTGCAGGGCCACGACACGACGCTCCCGGTCACCCTCGATGAAGTGACCTATCACACGCGGATGGTCGCCCGCGGCGTGCGCCGCGCGATGGTGGTCGCCGACATGCCCTTCGGGTCGTTCCAGGTGGGACCGGAGGACGCGGTCCGCTCCGCGATCCAGCTCGTCAAGGACGGCGGCGCCCACGCGGTCAAGCTCGAGGGCGGTCGTGACGTGGCGGATTCGATCCGCCGGATCGTCGCCGCGCAGATCCCGGTCATGGGCCATGTCGGACTCACGCCCCAGAGCGTGAATCAGATGGGCGGCTTCCGCGTCCAGGGTCGCGGTGACGAAGGTCGCCATCAGGTGATCGAGGACGCGCTGGCCGTCCAGGATTCGGGCGCCTTCTCCGTCGTCCTGGAGGGCATTCCCGCGGACCTCGGTCGCGAGGTGACCGAGATGCTCGATATCCCGACGATCGGCATCGGCGCCGGCGTCCACTGCGACGCGCAGGTGCTGGTCATGCACGACCTGCTCGGCCTCAACGATTGGACGCCGTCCTTCGTCAAGCAGTACGGCAACCTCGGCGCGCAGGCGTCGACCGCCGCGCGCGCCTACGTCGACGAAGTCGTGAATCGCAAGTTCCCCGATGAGGAGCACTCCTACCGCTAG
- the panC gene encoding pantoate--beta-alanine ligase, with protein sequence MKVITTRDELQAWSDTERAAGRRVGLVPTMGALHAGHLSLVETARAHVDQVVVSIFVNPTQFNDPKDFEGYPRVVEDDLAACREAGVDVVWTPRVEELYPDGAPVWVDVEEISEPLCGQNRPGHFRGVTTVVTKLFLAARPHVAVFGEKDWQQLAVIRRMTDALGFGIEILGGATVRERDGLALSSRNVHLGPVGRKQALRISESLALAQQRIDDGERGHSALLEAVTKKLGEATQARIDYAEFRDPATLELAGDTLEGPTLLAIALQFAPDPDGQGADVRLIDNRVLAVR encoded by the coding sequence ATGAAAGTCATCACCACGCGAGACGAGCTTCAGGCGTGGTCGGATACGGAGCGGGCCGCCGGCAGGCGGGTCGGTCTCGTGCCGACGATGGGCGCGCTCCACGCGGGCCATCTCTCCCTCGTGGAGACGGCGCGTGCGCACGTCGACCAGGTCGTCGTCTCGATCTTCGTGAACCCGACGCAGTTCAATGATCCGAAGGATTTCGAGGGGTATCCGCGGGTCGTGGAAGACGATCTCGCCGCCTGTCGGGAGGCAGGGGTCGACGTCGTCTGGACGCCCCGGGTCGAGGAGCTCTATCCCGACGGCGCGCCGGTCTGGGTCGACGTCGAAGAGATCTCCGAGCCGCTCTGCGGTCAGAATCGCCCCGGGCATTTCCGGGGCGTCACGACCGTCGTGACGAAGCTCTTTCTCGCGGCACGGCCCCACGTGGCCGTCTTCGGAGAGAAGGACTGGCAACAGCTGGCGGTGATCCGGCGCATGACCGACGCCCTCGGCTTCGGGATCGAGATCCTCGGCGGGGCGACGGTTCGCGAGAGAGACGGCCTCGCGCTCTCGAGCCGCAACGTCCATCTCGGTCCGGTCGGACGAAAGCAGGCGCTCCGGATCTCCGAGAGCCTCGCGCTCGCGCAGCAGCGGATCGACGACGGAGAGCGGGGGCATTCGGCGCTTCTCGAAGCCGTGACGAAGAAGCTCGGCGAGGCGACGCAGGCCCGGATCGACTACGCGGAGTTCCGAGATCCCGCGACGCTCGAGCTCGCGGGCGACACCCTGGAAGGGCCGACGCTACTGGCGATCGCCCTTCAATTCGCTCCCGACCCGGACGGGCAGGGGGCCGACGTCCGACTGATCGACAACCGGGTCCTGGCCGTCCGTTAG
- the smpB gene encoding SsrA-binding protein SmpB, producing the protein MAPAKKKKKQAEKVDPDGKTVVATNRRGRFDYEIVDTWEAGIQLWGPEVKSLRDGRANLGDAFATIHRGEAWLEKMHISPYEPATRANPTDPQRRRKLLLHRHEIDRMDSRVTEKGFTLIPLSVYFRRGRAKVELALARGKQRHDKRESIKRREGDREARRAMRRHSR; encoded by the coding sequence ATGGCGCCGGCGAAGAAAAAGAAGAAGCAGGCCGAGAAGGTCGATCCCGACGGCAAGACGGTCGTCGCGACGAATCGGCGTGGCCGGTTCGACTACGAGATCGTGGACACCTGGGAGGCCGGGATCCAGCTCTGGGGTCCCGAGGTCAAGAGCCTCCGCGACGGTCGGGCGAACCTCGGCGACGCCTTCGCCACGATCCATCGTGGCGAGGCCTGGCTCGAGAAGATGCACATCTCGCCCTACGAGCCTGCGACCCGAGCGAATCCCACCGACCCGCAACGCCGACGCAAGTTGCTGCTCCATCGCCACGAAATCGATCGGATGGACAGCCGGGTGACCGAGAAGGGATTCACCCTCATTCCACTCTCGGTGTATTTCCGCCGAGGGCGCGCGAAGGTGGAGCTCGCTCTTGCGCGTGGCAAGCAGCGCCACGACAAGAGAGAGTCGATCAAGCGACGTGAGGGAGATCGCGAAGCGCGGCGCGCGATGCGCCGACACTCGCGGTAG
- a CDS encoding nitroreductase family deazaflavin-dependent oxidoreductase, which yields MLFAKWAVALGIVYVVAGVGTSFLSAETADLHTTDARGGGLQTSVWVVDVTGDLWIRATDPEALWYARLRANPDVQLVRDGRRVPCRALIVDGFDDQVDEAMREKYGRADELIAWVRDPSEFVAIRLDPVRAADRWSEHYP from the coding sequence ATGCTCTTCGCGAAATGGGCCGTAGCGCTCGGGATCGTCTATGTCGTCGCCGGCGTGGGAACGAGCTTCCTGTCCGCGGAGACGGCCGATCTCCATACGACCGACGCACGCGGCGGCGGGCTGCAGACCTCGGTCTGGGTCGTCGACGTGACCGGCGACCTCTGGATTCGCGCGACCGATCCCGAGGCGCTCTGGTACGCGCGATTGCGGGCGAACCCCGACGTCCAGCTGGTTCGGGACGGGCGCCGCGTCCCGTGTCGCGCGCTGATCGTCGACGGATTCGACGACCAGGTCGACGAAGCGATGCGTGAGAAGTACGGCCGGGCCGACGAGCTGATCGCGTGGGTTCGCGACCCGAGTGAGTTCGTCGCCATCCGTCTGGATCCCGTGCGCGCCGCCGATCGCTGGAGCGAGCACTACCCGTAG